Proteins encoded by one window of Rhinolophus ferrumequinum isolate MPI-CBG mRhiFer1 chromosome 13, mRhiFer1_v1.p, whole genome shotgun sequence:
- the LRRTM1 gene encoding LOW QUALITY PROTEIN: leucine-rich repeat transmembrane neuronal protein 1 (The sequence of the model RefSeq protein was modified relative to this genomic sequence to represent the inferred CDS: deleted 1 base in 1 codon), with protein MDFLLLGLCLYWLLRRPSGVSCVCWGPCFQMPAAAPSGCPQLWRCEGRLLYCEALNLTEAPHNLSGLLGLSLRYNSLSELRAGQFTGLMQLTWLYLDHNHICSVQGDAFQKLRRVKELTLSSNQITQLANTTFRPMPNLRSVDLSYNKLQALAPDLFHGLRKLTTLHMRANAIQFVPVRIFQDCRSLKFLDIGYNQLKSLARNSFAGLFKLTELHLEHNDLVKVNFAHFPRLLSLHSLCLRRNKVAIVVSSLDWVWNLEKMDLSGNEIEYMEPHVFETVPHLQSLQLDSNRLTYVEPRILNSWKSLTSITLTGNLWDCGRNVCALASWLSNFQGRYDGNLQCASPEYAQGEDVLDAVYAFHLCEDGAEPTSDHLLATVTNHSDLGPPASPATTLADGREGQLDGTPEPATVALPSGEHAENAVQIHKVVTGTMALIFSFLIVVLVLYVSWKCFPASLRQLRQCFVTQRRKQKQKQTMHQMAAMSAQEYYVDYKPNHIEGALVIINEYGSCTCHQQPARECEV; from the exons ATGGATTTCCTGCTGCTCGGTCTCTGTCTATACTGGCTGCTGAGGAGGCCCTCGGGGGTGTCTTGTGTCTGCTGGGGGCCCTGCTTTCAGATGCCTGCCGCCGCCCCCAGCGGGTGCCCGCAGCTGTGG CGGTGCGAGGGGCGGCTGCTGTACTGCGAGGCGCTCAACCTCACCGAGGCGCCCCACAATCTGTCCGGCCTGCTGGGCTTGTCCCTGCGCTACAACAGCCTCTCGGAGCTGCGCGCCGGCCAGTTCACGGGGTTAATGCAGCTCACGTGGCTCTATCTGGATCACAATCACATCTGCTCGGTGCAGGGGGACGCCTTTCAGAAACTGCGCCGAGTTAAGGAACTCACACTGAGTTCCAACCAGATCACCCAGCTGGCCAACACCACCTTCCGGCCCATGCCCAACCTGCGCAGCGTGGACCTCTCCTACAACAAGCTACAGGCGCTGGCACCGGACCTCTTCCACGGGCTGCGGAAGCTCACCACGCTGCACATGCGGGCCAACGCCATCCAGTTCGTGCCCGTGCGTATCTTTCAGGACTGCCGCAGCCTCAAGTTTCTTGACATCGGATACAATCAGCTCAAGAGTCTGGCGCGCAACTCCTTCGCCGGCTTGTTCAAGCTCACCGAGCTGCACCTGGAGCACAATGATTTGGTCAAGGTGAACTTCGCCCACTTCCCGCGCCTCCTCTCCCTGCACTCGCTCTGCCTGAGGAGGAACAAGGTAGCCATTGTGGTCAGCTCGCTGGACTGGGTCTGGAACCTGGAGAAAATGGACCTGTCGGGCAACGAGATCGAGTACATGGAACCCCATGTGTTCGAGACCGTGCCGCACCTGCAGTCCCTGCAGCTGGACTCCAACCGCCTCACCTACGTCGAGCCCCGGATCCTCAACTCCTGGAAGTCGCTGACGAGCATCACCCTAACTGGGAACCTATGGGACTGTGGGCGCAACGTGTGCGCCCTGGCCTCATGGCTCAGCAACTTCCAGGGGCGCTATGATGGCAACTTGCAGTGCGCCAGCCCGGAGTACGCGCAGGGCGAGGACGTCCTGGACGCCGTGTACGCCTTCCACCTGTGCGAGGATGGGGCCGAGCCCACCAGCGACCATCTGCTCGCAACAGTGACCAACCACAGTGACCTGGGCCCCCCCGCCAGTCCCGCCACCACGCTCGCTGACGGCAGGGAGGGGCAGCTCGACGGCACGCCGGAGCCGGCCACTGTGGCTCTCCCCAGCGGGGAGCACGCCGAGAACGCCGTGCAGATCCACAAGGTGGTCACAGGCACCATGGccctcattttctccttcctcatcGTGGTCCTGGTGCTCTATGTCTCCTGGAAGTGTTTCCCAGCTAGCCTCAGGCAGCTCAGACAGTGCTTTGTCACGCAGCGCAGGAAGCAAAAGCAGAAACAGACCATGCATCAGATGGCTGCCATGTCTGCCCAGGAATACTACGTTGATTACAAACCCAATCACATTGAGGGAGCCCTGGTGATCATCAACGAGTATGGCTCGTGTACCTGCCACCAGCAACCCGCAAGGGAATGCGAGGTGTGA